A part of Deinococcus carri genomic DNA contains:
- a CDS encoding GNAT family N-acetyltransferase gives MTHLTLPTARDLAACSLAAQHPLTRLWVDDTARLDLLAEEHAFDLQLATDLDLAAGRAEFLDVGQPPEAFLNRWVEVRPDLRAMLSIRFERLDPTRPFVDVSVTSRPLVPADVPALKDAAEVAYGAFHPPRLRLWSAEPLDGWPARLPGARPDMRVLAAPLTELRAGQVPEGLTLAPTRDTSRHAEAARAYAALDAAHPDHTRQARLLSEEDLQEVMDEGTMFDVLWQGEWSGYAGALAETKLGLPAYVVQELLLTPRARGQGLGAHLSTLLARALPEEGRVLLGTVHGENLGARRAALKAGRYDVGGWTWVPLG, from the coding sequence GTGACCCACCTGACCCTGCCCACCGCCCGCGACCTGGCTGCCTGCTCGCTCGCCGCGCAGCATCCCCTCACCCGGCTGTGGGTGGACGATACAGCTCGCCTGGACCTGCTCGCGGAGGAACACGCCTTCGACCTGCAACTCGCTACGGACCTCGACCTGGCCGCGGGGCGGGCGGAGTTCCTGGACGTGGGGCAGCCGCCGGAAGCCTTTCTGAACCGCTGGGTGGAGGTGCGGCCTGACCTCCGGGCGATGCTCTCCATCCGGTTTGAGCGGCTCGACCCCACCCGGCCCTTCGTGGACGTGAGCGTGACCTCGCGGCCCCTCGTTCCGGCAGATGTGCCCGCCCTGAAGGACGCCGCGGAGGTGGCCTATGGAGCCTTCCACCCACCACGCCTGCGGCTGTGGAGCGCCGAACCGCTGGACGGCTGGCCCGCGCGGCTGCCCGGTGCCCGGCCCGACATGCGGGTGCTGGCCGCGCCCCTGACGGAGTTGCGGGCGGGACAGGTGCCCGAAGGGCTGACCCTCGCGCCCACCCGCGACACCTCCCGCCACGCCGAGGCGGCGCGGGCCTATGCCGCCCTGGACGCGGCCCACCCCGACCATACCCGGCAGGCCCGCCTGCTGAGCGAGGAGGACCTGCAAGAGGTCATGGACGAGGGCACCATGTTCGACGTGCTGTGGCAGGGCGAGTGGAGCGGGTACGCCGGGGCGCTGGCCGAAACGAAACTGGGCCTGCCCGCCTACGTCGTTCAGGAACTGCTGCTGACGCCGCGGGCGCGCGGCCAGGGCCTCGGCGCACACCTCAGCACGTTGCTGGCACGGGCGCTGCCCGAAGAGGGGCGGGTGCTGCTGGGCACCGTCCACGGCGAGAATCTGGGGGCGCGGCGGGCGGCCCTGAAGGCGGGGCGGTACGACGTGGGCGGCTGGACCTGGGTGCCGCTGGGCTGA
- a CDS encoding YafY family protein: MYDPSMRVLTVLELLQAHERVTGAELARRLEVSPRTVQRYIARLQDLGIPVESTRGVGGAYRLKPGFRLPPLMFGEEEALALALGLHALHHLGLTALAPAVAGASAKLSRTLPHALRERMRTLEETVQLDAFPWTVPIGAEVLSALLAAMHAGRAVAFAYRSHAGEDTQREVEVYGVVHLDGRWYAVGRCLTRAALRTFRLDRIAAPALLPRTFTRPDDFDARAYLRSTLPFVHAPFEVEVWLDLPLEAAAPHFAPWRVALEPDAGRGGTWLRCQREALEPFATLLLRLDCPFTVHRPPELREVFGRLADRAQAARLAP, translated from the coding sequence ATGTACGACCCCTCCATGCGGGTGCTGACCGTACTGGAACTCCTCCAGGCCCACGAGCGGGTGACGGGCGCGGAGCTGGCGCGGCGGCTGGAGGTCAGCCCGCGCACGGTGCAGCGCTACATTGCCCGCTTGCAGGACCTGGGGATTCCGGTGGAGTCCACGCGGGGGGTCGGGGGCGCGTACCGCCTGAAACCGGGCTTCCGCCTGCCCCCGCTGATGTTCGGGGAGGAGGAGGCGCTGGCGCTCGCGCTGGGCCTGCACGCCCTGCATCACCTGGGCCTGACGGCGCTGGCCCCAGCGGTGGCGGGCGCGAGCGCCAAGCTCAGCCGCACCCTGCCCCACGCGCTGCGCGAGCGGATGCGGACGCTGGAGGAAACCGTGCAACTCGACGCCTTTCCCTGGACCGTCCCGATCGGCGCGGAGGTGCTGTCGGCGCTGCTGGCGGCCATGCACGCCGGGCGCGCGGTGGCCTTTGCCTACCGCTCGCACGCGGGCGAGGACACCCAGCGGGAGGTGGAGGTCTACGGCGTCGTTCACCTGGATGGCCGCTGGTACGCGGTGGGCCGCTGCCTGACGCGGGCCGCGCTGCGGACCTTCCGGCTGGACCGGATCGCCGCCCCGGCGCTGCTGCCCCGCACCTTCACCCGCCCCGACGACTTCGACGCGCGGGCCTACCTGCGTTCGACCCTGCCGTTCGTCCACGCACCCTTCGAGGTGGAGGTGTGGCTGGACCTGCCCCTGGAGGCTGCCGCCCCCCACTTTGCCCCCTGGCGGGTGGCCCTGGAACCGGACGCGGGGCGTGGGGGCACCTGGCTGCGCTGCCAACGCGAGGCGCTGGAACCCTTCGCCACGCTGCTGCTGCGCCTGGACTGCCCCTTCACCGTCCACCGGCCCCCCGAACTGCGGGAGGTGTTCGGCCGGCTGGCCGACCGGGCACAGGCGGCGCGGCTGGCTCCCTGA
- a CDS encoding DinB family protein: MQNTPAVDSPVIVSPAQFLEYWQGNRRLTRRVIEAFPEDQLFSFSVGGMRPFGVLAWEIQQVSELTLTGLLTGDWPMPDWREGVSQDRAELLARWDDLTARIEAELPQVDVAFFPQTHTLPWGEMSGWAAAIYNIDNEIHHRGQGYVYLRALGLEPPPFYER; the protein is encoded by the coding sequence ATGCAGAATACGCCCGCTGTTGATTCCCCCGTTATCGTCTCGCCCGCCCAGTTTCTGGAGTACTGGCAGGGCAATCGCCGCCTGACCCGCCGCGTGATCGAGGCGTTTCCTGAAGACCAGCTGTTCAGCTTCAGTGTGGGCGGCATGCGACCCTTCGGCGTCCTGGCCTGGGAAATCCAGCAGGTCAGCGAATTGACCCTGACGGGGTTGCTGACCGGCGACTGGCCCATGCCCGACTGGCGCGAGGGGGTCTCGCAGGACCGCGCCGAACTGCTGGCGCGCTGGGACGACCTGACCGCCCGCATCGAGGCGGAGTTGCCGCAGGTGGACGTGGCCTTCTTTCCGCAGACGCACACGCTCCCCTGGGGCGAGATGAGTGGCTGGGCCGCCGCCATCTACAACATCGACAACGAGATTCACCACCGGGGGCAGGGCTACGTGTACCTGCGCGCGCTGGGGCTGGAGCCGCCGCCCTTCTACGAACGCTGA
- a CDS encoding DUF421 domain-containing protein, with amino-acid sequence MDAVLRSAAIYLFLLLIFRVAGKRTLTQITTFDFVLLLIISEVTQQAMIGDDFSITQAVLAIVTLVGLDISLSLWKQRSPRVERLIDSVPVLILENGQPIKERMEQLRIDESDILNAARELQGLERLDQIKYAILERSGNISVIPRPNAGG; translated from the coding sequence ATGGACGCCGTTTTACGTTCTGCCGCCATTTACCTATTTCTGCTGCTGATTTTCCGGGTCGCCGGAAAGCGGACGCTGACCCAGATCACCACCTTCGACTTCGTGCTGCTCCTGATCATCAGTGAGGTGACGCAGCAGGCCATGATCGGGGACGACTTCTCGATCACCCAGGCGGTGCTGGCGATCGTCACCCTGGTCGGGCTGGACATCTCCCTCTCGCTGTGGAAACAGCGTTCGCCCCGCGTCGAGCGGCTGATAGACAGCGTTCCCGTCCTGATTCTGGAAAACGGTCAGCCCATCAAGGAGCGGATGGAGCAGCTCCGCATCGATGAGTCGGACATTCTGAATGCCGCGCGGGAGTTGCAGGGCCTGGAGCGCCTCGACCAGATCAAGTACGCCATCCTCGAACGCTCCGGCAACATCTCGGTGATTCCCCGGCCGAATGCCGGGGGCTGA